The sequence AGCGTTCCTTGGATCGCCTGCACATCGATGGGAGCCGGCATATAGTCAATTACGGCATCCAGAAGCAGTTGTACTCCTTTGTTCTTAAAGGCAGAACCACACAGCAGGGGAACAATCGTTCCGTCAATGGTTCCTTTACGCAGAGCCTCGTGGATTTCCGCTTCCGTTAACTCTTCTCCTTCCAAATATTTTTCGGTTAGAGCATCATCCGTTTCTGCTACCGATTCAACGAGTTTGGCACGATATTCTTTGGCTTGTTCCAGAACATCCTCGGGAATTTCCGTATCTTCAATATCAGTACCTAGATCATTAGTGTAAATCTTGGCACGCATCCGCACCAAATCGACAATACCTCTAAGATCACTTTCTGAGCCAATAGGAATTTGAATGGGGACAGCATTCGCCCGAAGACGATCTTTAATTTGTTCGTATACTTTAAAAAAGTTCGCTCCGGTGCGATCCATTTTGTTCACAAAAACAATCCGGGGCACTTTATAGCGGTCTGCTTGCCGCCATACTGTTTCTGATTGGGGTTGAACGCCACCAACCGAACAAAATACAGCAATTACGCCATCCAATACACGCATGGAACGTTCTACTTCAATGGTGAAGTCTACGTGACCAGGAGTATCGATAATATTTATTTGATGGTCTTTCCAACTGGTACTAATAGCTGCTGCTGTGATGGTAATCCCTCGTTCCCGTTCTTGGGCCATCCAGTCAGTCACTGCTGTTCCATCATGCACTTCACCAATCTTGTGAACAATGCCTGAGTAAAACAGGATTCTTTCAGTTGTTGTTGTTTTGCCCGCATCAATATGGGCAGCGATGCCAATATTGCGAATTTTCTCCAGCGGGATATTTCGTGCCACAGATACCTCCTTGGTCTTGAAAAGCAGTCTTGATTGTTTATTTTTTCGGCTCTTTTAGAATTGTATACTTTTTTTAAGCCAAACGATTAAGACTTCCTGAAGAAATCTAGTCTAAAACAAGGTTTAGACTAGATTCTGCTCAGTTCTTTTGAATTGGGCTAAAGATGAGGCGCTCAGTTGGCCTAATCCCTTAGTAACGATAGTGAGCAAATGCCTTGTTTGCTTCTGCCATGCGATGGGTTTCTTCCCGCTTACGAATGGTGTTTCCCGTTTCGTTGGCAGCATCCATGAGTTCATTGGCTAATTTCATGGCCATGGATTTACCTGAACGCTGTCTAGAGAATCGAATTAACCAACGTAGAGCCAAGCTCACACCGCGATCTGAGCGGACTTCCATGGGAACTTGGTAAGTAGCTCCACCTACCCGTCTGGCTTTTACCTCAACCAAAGGGGTTGCATTTTTCACGGCTTTTTCAAAGAGGGGTAGAGCATCGGAACCGGTGCGCTCTTCAATAATTTTGAAAGCATCATATAGGATATGAGAGGCTAAGGATTTTTTACCACTCTTCATGATCCGCCTGATGGTCATGCTAACCAGGCGACTATTGTGTACCGAGTCTGGAGGGACAGAACGGTGATGAGATACTCCTCGACGAGACATAAGTTTAGATCTGAGACTTCAATAATGGATTGGGTTTACAGTATATATTTACAACGACCAGCGCTAAAAATAATGAAGAAGCTATAACGGTTTATTTCAATTCCTTAAACCGTTCTAGACGCTTTATTTGGGGCGTTTAGCTCCATACTTAGAACGACCTTGCCGCCGATCTTTTACGCCTGCGGTATCTAGGGTTCCACGAATGATGTGATACCTTACACCCGGCAAGTCTTTCACCCGTCCACCGCGAATCATGACTACGGAGTGTTCTTGAAGGTTATGCCCAATCCCTGGAATATAAGCAGTGACTTCAAACCCGGAGGTTAAACGCACACGGGCAACTTTACGCAGGGCTGAATTCGGTTTTTTAGGCGTTGTAGTGTAGACACGGGTGCAGACTCCACGGCGCTGGGGGCAGCTTTTTAGGGCTGGAGACTTGGTTTTCCGTTCTATTTTCTGGCGTTCACTACGAATGAGTTGTTGGATCGTTGGCATAAGGTACGGAGGTTTGCTATAAACCGTCTCTGGTTCAACTTTGACGACAATTTTTAACTTTACCAACTAAACTCACCTTTTGTCAATCTTTTGGTCCCTTAACCCTTCTACTTTTAAGGCTGGTTAATGGCAAAGGATTGACCACAGCCACAAGTTCGGGTGGCATTAGGATTATGGAAGCGAAATCCTCCACCCATCAAATCATCAGAATAATCAACTTTCAGGCGATCGAGATAAGTTAATTGGGTTGGATCGACGATAATGGCGATCGCCTCATAATCATAGACCCGATCGGTCTCCTGTTTTTCTGAGTCAAACCGGATCTCATAGCTAAAGTCTGCACATCCCCCTGTCTGCACCTCAAAACGCACCCAAGGAGTCGATTGGGGATATCGGCTTTGCAACCGTTTTAATTCTGTGGCCGCAGCAGGGGTTAAATGAATCATGGGAAAGCGAGTTCAAACATCTATCATTTAGACTTTACTATCTTTGCCGTTCGTGCGGGCATAATCATCTTGGAAGCGCACAATATCATCTTCACCCAGATATTCCCCATTTTGGACTTCGATCAGCACTAAGGGAATCACTCCCGGATTTTCCAAGCGATGGGAGTTTCCTTGGGGAACATAGGTGGATTGATATTGGTAAACCATGATTTCTTTGTCGCCACAGACGACTTTTGCCGTACCTGAAACCACAATCCAATGTTCGCTGCGGTGATGGTGCATTTGCAGGCTCAAGCGATGACCGGGTTTAACTTCAATGCGTTTAATTTTATAACCTTGTCCCTCTTCCAAAACCGTGTAGGTTCCCCAAGGACGTTCTCCCACTTCTGGCAAACTCTTGGAGGATGGAGACGACTTAGGAAGGGAGTCTTTAGTTTTGTCTGAATTAACAGTTGGGCGTTCTGAGGCTTGTACCATGATTGATTTTTCTCCGTAGAAGATTAGAAGTCTTGAGTTCCAAAATCGATAAGGGGAGAATTGACACTCTGTGGTCTAAAGACGTGCAAATATAGCGCCAAGAGATTGGCAATTTCTCGTATCTCCCCTCCGCCACCTTGCTCGGCATAAGTCCGAGGAGCGCTCTTGCATTGCCCGGCTTTCATCTCGACGCTCACCCTGACGGGTAGAACATGTTGCTCTCCGGCTGTTTTCGCTAACTTTTCAAGCATAACAATCTTCTCTGTTCGGTGTCATCTGTTAGCTTGAATGAGGGTGAGGACTTGATTGGATTTAAAGTGAATTGAATTAAGGCTCAAGAAAGATACCTAAGATATTATGAATGCGGGCAGCACTTCGGGGGGAGCGGTCTAATAATTCTCCTCCTAAATAAAGTCCGGTGGAACTGCCACCATCTAAATTCAGGGCATCTACTGTACCAAGGTGTTGCATAATTTGAGCCATTTCGGTGAGGGTTGGCCCTTTGCCGTAGGAGCGGTTATGGACAGCGGTGATAATCAGTTGTCCATTGGAGGTTAAACCGATCGCACTCCGGGAAGCTTGCTGGCGAATAAAGGCATTGCTAAAGCTCTCTCCCTCAGCATCTAGCACGATACGACCATTTTTAATCAAGAGGGGGCCAGCGCCTAGGGTAAAGGGATAGTTGGAGGTGAGATCGGGGGATGAGGTGGCTTGTAGTTGGAGGCGACTTCTTGGGGGAATAGAGGGCGGAAGATCCTGGCCACGATGGACTAGGAGATATCCTTGGGGAGGGATGGGAAATTGGCCAGTTCCAGCTTGGGTGGTTTGGGTTTGAGAGATGACGCGATCGCCGTTTACCGAAATAAGGGTTTCATTGTCGGTCAGTGGCGTATAAGTTGACCCCCAAGCACGGGTATAGCGGGATAATCCCGGTTTGACATAGCCACTGTTGAGGTAAAGAATGGGATACTGTTGGTTGCTTTGAGTAGTAAGGGTTTCGGTGAGGGTTAGGCGATCGATGAGGAATTGTCCTCGGTTGTTCCAGGCGATCGCTCCCCGGTTAAGAATAGGGCCGGAAATCCATTCCCCATTATCCCGAATGACTCCCAAAGGTAAGCGATTATTACGATTAAAAAATCCCGCATTAATGGCGGCTGCCACTTGAGATTGACGTGCTAAAGTCACTAAGGGAGAAGTCCCCGATGCAGCTTGATTATTCGTGCGAATGGGACGCAGTTGGATTTGGGGATTTTGCGGGTCAATTTGCAGCCAAAACACCGGAAACTGCGACGATCCAATGGTCACCGTTTGCTGTCGCCATTGAATGCCTGGGGCCCATTGGATTTGTTTTGTGGGAATATAGGCATCCAAATGGAAATCGATCGCCACCCGATAAGGTGCATTCGCAGTAAGAATTTGGGGACGCACTTGTTTGCTTTTCAGGTTAATTTCAATTTGCGTCCGTCCCGATTCCGGGGTAAATTTAATGCTATCAATGGCTTTCCCTGCCTGGGATTCAAAGGAATCGAAGAGAGCAGGAGAAGCAACTGCTCCAAGAGTAATCACCGTCTTTCCGGGAGCATGGTTGACTTGTATGGGAGTTTCTTGATTGAAAGCGATCAGGAGGCGATCGCCCCAAGCTTCTTGTACGTGACGCATCCCCAAAAGCTGACTCGCAGGCGCTTCTAGCCTCAGTACATTCCCTTGGGGCACCATCCGCCATCCCAACTCTTGCACCCACTCCGTCACATCCACATATCGCGCAGTCGAGGTTATCTGAGCCGGAAGCGTCCACTGAGTTTGACGAGGGATTCCATACCACTGAATCGGTTGTAGAGCAGGATTCGAGGTACTGAGCAATTCTACACCAAAACCCGACACTAAACCCACATCACTAATCCCAATCCGCACTTGATTATTCTCTCGCCATTGTTTCCAGGCAATGGGTAATGTTTGACTATTAAAGATGATTTGATTACCTTGAGCGGGAAGAGTTTGCGCGAAGAATTCTTCCTCACTCATAGTTGATACAGGACACACCTCGGTTAAGCTATTCTCACAAGCGTTAACCGGAAGCGCATTTAGACGAGAAAACATCCCAGCGCCCAACAGCGTGATATAAAATAATGACAACATCAATTGTTTACCCCACAACCATACCTAAATCATACCCTTGGAATCGTTAGAAATCGGCAGAGACAAGGCACACCTTATCTCTACGAACATCCTACAATCCATGGACAACGTTATCTTATCCATCCGGTTGTCAGTGTGATCCGAATAGATTAGACCTCTTGCATAATTGTGCAGAAAATAAATGGCAATGGAGTAATCCTGCATTCTTACCCCTATTCCCTATTCCCTCACCTTCTCCAAAAAGTCTATTGTCAAACTCTGTCACAACTGTCTTGAAAATGATAGATTAGTTTTTTGCATGATTAGTTAGATCGACCAAATTGTGGCTAAGAGCGTAACCTTGAAATTAGGATATATTGTCTTGTGTTGGCAACGTTAATGTAACCATGCTAAACAAATTTAGACTGCGATAACCCTCAGATATTACATCTGCATATTCTTTAGAATAGAATGGCTCGCTATGATAAGCAGTCCCTTCTGCCACTTCATATCGATTGAGTTCCGGTAAATTCATAATCACTTGAACTTGTTGTTCATTTTGGGGAACAACGATCACATGATATTTAGCCGCATTAGAGCCTTGGGTAATATATTCAGAGAACAAACCTTCTAATTCCGCAATAATCAACTGTTCTTGTTCGGAAACTTCTTCATCAATATTGACTAAAGCATTAATGATATCGTTGAATTCTGACACTTGTTTGTGAGGGGGAGAGGTTGCTAAGTAATCCATAACATCCTGACGTAACTTGATCAAATTAATAGAAGCCCCTGCTCTTCTATTGTTTTGTAAATCATCCCAAGAGTAATTAATATTCCAGTTGTCAGCAAAGGTTTGAATAAATTGCTTTTCTCGTTCATCAAGAAATTCATCAATCATTGCAACTTGACTTAAAATACTAATCACCTTTTTTGCTCCAGATGGTTTGAAAAACGATCGAGCCAAGTCTCCCGCCTCTTTTCTTTCCAAATTGAGGGTTTGTTTAATCAATTCCCATAACCCCTTTTTTCGCTCTCCTTCTACCCATAAAGACGTACCTACCAGGATATAAAATATAGCCAAACCACCAAACAATGTGGTGTCGATTAAACCAATCACTTCGCCTTGCAACAGATAGTTGAGGGCAAAGATCACTCCAGGAATTAAAGAAACCAAGTTAGCCGTAACGGATATACTCTCAGCAACGGCTCGTTCATGCTTTCGTTTCCAAATTTGGTTGATGGTTAGATATACTTCTGTTAGCGAAAAGCCTATGGATAGAAAAGCTAGAATAGATATTATTCTCTCGAAAGTGTTCATGATAGTAATGCAATGTGTGATGATACAGCAGTTTCCGGTCGTCTGAGGTATATTAAATCCTTTTGTTCTGGGGAACAGGGAGTAGACTTTAGTTATTTATTGAGATACAAGACGGTTACACTGTACTCCATAGAAGAGAGAAGCGCTATATTACGTATTGTTTTACAGCCGGACTTTCTGTAAAGCAAATATCAAGCAACGCATCAATATTTTCGACCAGGAAAATCGGTACACCTAATTTTTCTTCGACCTCTTCTACTGTTCGATCGTCTAAAAAACAAGTTTCGCCATGCTTTAACATCACTGTTGGCAATAAAATAGCATCCCCTAAATCTTTTCCAGACAACTTATGTAGCAAATCTTCTCCCGTCAATAAGCCAGTTACGGTCATGTCTTGTCCCCAATAGTCGCTATTCATGGCTTGTAACTGAATGGTCAAGCCTGATATCTTATTTAATTGATTCACTAAAGGGGTAAATGCTTTCTCTACAGTGTTTCCTACTACCCAAGAGAATATTTTAGGAGGAGAGACTTTAGACCCGGCTCTCTCTTGTATCTTCTCTTCAAATTCGCGAATAAATAACCGAATTGATCCCACCCCATTGCCAATTTGAGGATAATCTTGATAATGGGATTCGGGAGGTAAATCTACTCCAGCGATTAAAAACCATTCATCGGCTAACCAAACTACGGTGGCATTTTTTTCTTGTTGAAATTTTTTCTGTAATCTTTGCACCTGGATGATCACTTCTTGCGCTTTTTCCACGGTTACGGGAATGAGTTCATCTTCACTAGGACGAAAACGAGTTAAGCCGACAGGAACTACGGCTACTGAAGCGACGGCAGGAATCTCTCCTTGATGAAATCTAGCTAAATCTAAAATTGTTTGCTCTAAATGATCTCCATCATTAATTCCTGGACAAACGACGACTTGGGCATGAATTTGTAAGCGTTGTTCTTGGAACCATTCCAGTTGCTGAAGAATTTGACCAGCGCGAGAATTTTTTAATAAACGATTTCTGATGTCTGGTTCGGTGGCATGAACGGAAACGTAGAGGGGGGAGAGACGCATGGCTTGAATGCGGCTCCATTCCTTGGGGCTGAGATTGGTTAAGGTTAAATAACTACCATAGAGAAAACTGAGGCGATAGTCGTCATCTTTAAGATAAAGGCTTTTACGTTTTCCGGGAGGTTGTTGATCGATAAAGCAGAAGGGACAGCGATTATTGCATTGAATTAAACTGTCAAAGAAAGCGCTTTCAAATTCGAGTCCTAAATCTTGATCGTAGTCTTTTTCAATTTCGACTTGATGGGTTTTGCCTTTAAGATCGAGAACTTCAAGATCGAGAATTTCATCGGCACATAAAAACTGATAATCAATTAAGTCTCGCGGTGCTGTGCCGTTAATGGAAACAATAGCATCACCGGGTTCAAAACCGATTTCGGCGGCGATGGAGTCGGGAAGAACTTGGGAGATTTTAGCGGGACGAATGGTACTCATAGTTTAGCTATTCTGGATAAGTTGGGTGCTAATGGCGATTAAAATAACGATGCCAAAAATCAGACGATACCAGATAAAGAGCCAGGTGCTACGGGTTTGGAGAAAACGGATTAGCCAGGCAATGGCGACATAGGAGAAAAAGGCGGAGGAAACTAAGCCGATAATCAGGGGAAATAAGCCGACTCCGGCAAGTCCTTCGTCGAGTAGTCCAGCGAGTTCAACTAATCCGGCAAGGGTGATGGCGGGAATGCCAAGGAGAAAGGAAAATCGGGCGGCACTGGCGCGTTCTAATCCCATGAATAATCCAGCGGTAATGGTCGATCCGGAGCGGGAAACGCCAGGGATAATGGCGAGAGCTTGGGCACATCCCATGAGAATTCCGTCTTGCATTCCGAGGCGATCGAAGTCCCGTTTTCGACTGCCCCATTTTTCGGCTAATCCGAGTAGAATAGCCATGACGATGGAGGCGATCGCAATGGCAGAGAGTTTGCGAATGGGAGATTCGTCAAAGTTGGGGATCAGTAGTTTAACCCCTAAGCCAATCACCACAATGGGTAGGGTTCCGATCGCAATCCCGGATACCATGCGGACACTATTGGACTGATAGTCTTTTTTCTGGATGGCTTGAAGGGTTCCTAGGGTCAGTTGCCTCAGATCGTCCCAAAAGTACCAGAGGACAGCACCGATACTGCCCAGTTGAATGATAGCAGAAAAGGCAACGCCTGGATCGCCCCATCCGAGTGCCACAGGGACTACTTTCAGGTGAGCGGTACTGCTAATGGGGATAAATTCTGTCATTCCTTGTACCAGTCCTAAAATAAAGGCTTGAAAGACATTAATTTGCCCGGAAACGCTGTTGGAGGGGTCTTGTGCTTGCGTGAGGGTCGGTACAAATAGGGCAGAGAGGAAGATTAGTCCAAACAGGAGGGGGCGATCGCTATTTTTTTTAAGCATTACGAATCCTTGATGGAGAACTGTCCCATTATTGCCAAAAACAGGGGGTTGTGGCTTGTATGTTTCATTTCTCTAGCGATCGGTTATCATAGACTTATCCCCCCCAGGGGGATATCAGATCCAATAGACAGAATTAAAAAATCTGATATCTTAAACAATGTAAAGTTAAGTAACGAAACTTAATTGTGGTTCATCAAACCTTTCCCCCCTATTCTTCCTCAACATCCAAGTCAGCCTCAAATCCTGTAAAGGAAGGGTTGAAAGGGCTGGCATTCCCTCAACATTGGCAAATCTGGCTGGCATCTGGGGGGTTAGTGATTGTACCTGTGTTCTTCCAAGCCCCCTTAGTACGATTGTTCCCAGAGTTAAGTTTTGTAATGACCCTCGGCTGGATTGGTATAAGTTGGATGCTGAGGACTCGGCACTGGGGACAGCTTTGGGGCGATCTCTTATTAGGATTTAGTTGGAGTTGGTTAGCGGGTTCAATCTATTGGGGGTGGCTGAGGTGGGAACCCCTCTATCATTTACCCATTGAGGCGATCGCCCTACCCTTCGTTTTACTCGACCTAGTGCTGCGCTGCAGACAGTCTAGAAATTCTTGGGGATTAATCGGTCATTTCTTCTATCTCGGTTCCCTGTTGGGGACGGCGATCACCGATATTTATTTTTACCTAGTTGACCTGATC comes from Roseofilum reptotaenium CS-1145 and encodes:
- a CDS encoding HesB/IscA family protein, which translates into the protein MIHLTPAAATELKRLQSRYPQSTPWVRFEVQTGGCADFSYEIRFDSEKQETDRVYDYEAIAIIVDPTQLTYLDRLKVDYSDDLMGGGFRFHNPNATRTCGCGQSFAINQP
- the rpsG gene encoding 30S ribosomal protein S7, whose amino-acid sequence is MSRRGVSHHRSVPPDSVHNSRLVSMTIRRIMKSGKKSLASHILYDAFKIIEERTGSDALPLFEKAVKNATPLVEVKARRVGGATYQVPMEVRSDRGVSLALRWLIRFSRQRSGKSMAMKLANELMDAANETGNTIRKREETHRMAEANKAFAHYRY
- a CDS encoding cupin domain-containing protein gives rise to the protein MVQASERPTVNSDKTKDSLPKSSPSSKSLPEVGERPWGTYTVLEEGQGYKIKRIEVKPGHRLSLQMHHHRSEHWIVVSGTAKVVCGDKEIMVYQYQSTYVPQGNSHRLENPGVIPLVLIEVQNGEYLGEDDIVRFQDDYARTNGKDSKV
- a CDS encoding undecaprenyl-diphosphate phosphatase, encoding MLKKNSDRPLLFGLIFLSALFVPTLTQAQDPSNSVSGQINVFQAFILGLVQGMTEFIPISSTAHLKVVPVALGWGDPGVAFSAIIQLGSIGAVLWYFWDDLRQLTLGTLQAIQKKDYQSNSVRMVSGIAIGTLPIVVIGLGVKLLIPNFDESPIRKLSAIAIASIVMAILLGLAEKWGSRKRDFDRLGMQDGILMGCAQALAIIPGVSRSGSTITAGLFMGLERASAARFSFLLGIPAITLAGLVELAGLLDEGLAGVGLFPLIIGLVSSAFFSYVAIAWLIRFLQTRSTWLFIWYRLIFGIVILIAISTQLIQNS
- the rpsL gene encoding 30S ribosomal protein S12; amino-acid sequence: MPTIQQLIRSERQKIERKTKSPALKSCPQRRGVCTRVYTTTPKKPNSALRKVARVRLTSGFEVTAYIPGIGHNLQEHSVVMIRGGRVKDLPGVRYHIIRGTLDTAGVKDRRQGRSKYGAKRPK
- a CDS encoding phosphodiester glycosidase family protein — translated: MLSLFYITLLGAGMFSRLNALPVNACENSLTEVCPVSTMSEEEFFAQTLPAQGNQIIFNSQTLPIAWKQWRENNQVRIGISDVGLVSGFGVELLSTSNPALQPIQWYGIPRQTQWTLPAQITSTARYVDVTEWVQELGWRMVPQGNVLRLEAPASQLLGMRHVQEAWGDRLLIAFNQETPIQVNHAPGKTVITLGAVASPALFDSFESQAGKAIDSIKFTPESGRTQIEINLKSKQVRPQILTANAPYRVAIDFHLDAYIPTKQIQWAPGIQWRQQTVTIGSSQFPVFWLQIDPQNPQIQLRPIRTNNQAASGTSPLVTLARQSQVAAAINAGFFNRNNRLPLGVIRDNGEWISGPILNRGAIAWNNRGQFLIDRLTLTETLTTQSNQQYPILYLNSGYVKPGLSRYTRAWGSTYTPLTDNETLISVNGDRVISQTQTTQAGTGQFPIPPQGYLLVHRGQDLPPSIPPRSRLQLQATSSPDLTSNYPFTLGAGPLLIKNGRIVLDAEGESFSNAFIRQQASRSAIGLTSNGQLIITAVHNRSYGKGPTLTEMAQIMQHLGTVDALNLDGGSSTGLYLGGELLDRSPRSAARIHNILGIFLEP
- a CDS encoding DUF3120 domain-containing protein, whose amino-acid sequence is MKGLAFPQHWQIWLASGGLVIVPVFFQAPLVRLFPELSFVMTLGWIGISWMLRTRHWGQLWGDLLLGFSWSWLAGSIYWGWLRWEPLYHLPIEAIALPFVLLDLVLRCRQSRNSWGLIGHFFYLGSLLGTAITDIYFYLVDLIPHWRQLMQVEPEFVRPVFQEAIAQIYTPWGGFWAGALLTLLLVMGLFPLRSKQIQWWAFSGAVLSTLVVDGLFWLAALCA
- a CDS encoding TIGR03279 family radical SAM protein; the encoded protein is MSTIRPAKISQVLPDSIAAEIGFEPGDAIVSINGTAPRDLIDYQFLCADEILDLEVLDLKGKTHQVEIEKDYDQDLGLEFESAFFDSLIQCNNRCPFCFIDQQPPGKRKSLYLKDDDYRLSFLYGSYLTLTNLSPKEWSRIQAMRLSPLYVSVHATEPDIRNRLLKNSRAGQILQQLEWFQEQRLQIHAQVVVCPGINDGDHLEQTILDLARFHQGEIPAVASVAVVPVGLTRFRPSEDELIPVTVEKAQEVIIQVQRLQKKFQQEKNATVVWLADEWFLIAGVDLPPESHYQDYPQIGNGVGSIRLFIREFEEKIQERAGSKVSPPKIFSWVVGNTVEKAFTPLVNQLNKISGLTIQLQAMNSDYWGQDMTVTGLLTGEDLLHKLSGKDLGDAILLPTVMLKHGETCFLDDRTVEEVEEKLGVPIFLVENIDALLDICFTESPAVKQYVI